The Neodiprion lecontei isolate iyNeoLeco1 chromosome 2, iyNeoLeco1.1, whole genome shotgun sequence genome segment AGGTATTTCCTATCAGTGGAACGACTTGTTTTGATACCTAACGTTCGTGATAATTGTAGTTTACCTTAGGACGCTACGTCCGTTGTCTTTAAAGATCTGAACAGATCTGATGGCTGGATGGATTGCAGATCaggttgattttattcaatgctGATGTGACCGGTGGTTAGAAGGAGACAGAGCAAGGTTCGGGCTGATTCGAGTCACTATCCGTATTTTTCTACCGAGTTTACGACTACGCATCAGACAGAGACAGAACTAGAAGCCAGCCACGCTCTctctgtaattattattattttttattcttatattcattctcctttctttttattgtttgCCACTACCACTTAACCCTGTGAATGATACAGcataatgtatgtatgcatacatacatacataaactctatccatctatctatatatctatctatccatctatctatctatctatctaccGCCTGTGTATCTCTTTCTAGTCAGCGGTCGCTTTTTCAACTCTCATCACTGTTCATACTTGCCGTCTTTGGATACCTTGTTGTATAGCTTTTACATCATTAGAACAATTAGTAATGAATTAGGAGTGAAGTTGAGAACAAACGTCTTTAAAATTCATCCTAAATCATCAAGCATCTCGTGATACGTTCACACGGGAATTAAGTCTCAAATTGTATCTTGTACAGCTCCTGCTGATGCGGGTGTTGACAAGCTCGTGAAAATGCAGATCAGCAACAAACTCATGTCAAAATATCATGTATGAGACTTTCTACATTAAACGCGAAtgcgatgaaataaataaaaaatcaaactcgATATATCctgatttttttgaataaacaaacagTAATTAATCGTCACTCAAATTCCATTCTGAGATTTCTCAGTTTTTTAAAAACCTGATAAAGGAATAGGGTTTAAattgtttcagaatttttgtCGCGAGATTTCACTTTAAAAAACACGTTTCCATCATAAAATTGTTTGTAACAAACAAAATTGTTCGCTATCCCAAAGTTGCATAAAAATACAATGCAGGTATGTTGCAAgagtttgaaaatgtttatttgcATTGGTTTATAGAATGACAGGGGACCGAAGACTTGAACGTTTCAACGAGACCGTGTTTCTGATTTTTAGCCTTGATTGCCAAATATTAATgttaaataaagaaaaattgtttcatagATTTACTAGTTCCATGGAATGTACAGATAAAATTGTGACAATCTAACAGAACACGCTATCAGAAAGATATTTTGCTTGACGTTGAATGATTCTCATGAGCTTTGCTTGCTTAGAATTCTTCTTTGGCCCATTTGTGCCCAGAGAActtataattgaattgaaaatgaaattattcatccTTATGGTACAGTACTCAGGATAAATGATAGTATGTaagcgtataataataacaattttattcgcTCTCCTACATGTTTAACGTAACAAATTAGTCTTGCGTTTTCTAGTACTACAAAAACTATCATATTTAATacaaatttgattttacatACCAGCATGTGCTGGTTTACtatgtttgtttctctttgCATTATGATAGAGATAAGAGTGTACGCGAAGACTGTTactatttttgtatttattacCACACAGTTTACATGTCAGACTTTCAAGAGGTCCGTGAATATAGCGAACGTGTAATTTGAGATTCTCTTTACGAGTAAAGTGACGCAGGCACCACGGACATGAATACATGCGAATAACTTTTCCTCTCTCGACTCGTATGGTTGGCCCTAGTTCAGAAACAACACGCAGTGTTGTTTCCAAAGGCAAACTGCTGCCTGGGATGCCCTTCACTGTTTTGCGGCCTCGGCTGTAGTTACCTccattgaatgaaaaatccgTACCAAAAGTTTCTTCCAAGTGGCTGAATGCTGGGATAAAAACTAGCATAAAGTCCAGCCATTTTTATTGTTCAAGAAGTTCAAAAGCTATGTTAAACTTACGTAGAGGTTCATCCTGGTTGCTTGGATTATAAGTAAGAagttgtgaattttcaaaacactCTGTAATtagagaaattgatttttttttcgttttcatatTTCAGCTTTAAGGACGTATGTAGCAAACAGTTTGGTAAAAAACTTTGCCAAcacgaaaaattgaatagaaTAGTAACGAGGTGACTTGATTTTTATTGAGCATGTTACGCTACTTACTATTTGCTGTCAAGTTACTTTGTGCATGTAGATTACTGTTCTGACGATCTAAATTCTCCTGCTTAGCAAATTCCTTATTGCAGACCAGGTCGAAGTCTATGTCAGATGTGTAATCAACCggttcatttttcgttttcgacaAGCGAGCAATATCTGAGGTATAGTCTAATGGCTCGTCTGTGACATTCTCTTCCATTTGTTGAAAGTCTTCAGATGTTCTATTCAATATGTCACGTACAATACTATCAGGCTGGGTGATTCTTCGTTGGTCAGAAGCTTTATCATATACAGATTTCATCGGTGGAGGAGATACCGGATCTTGTGACGAATTCAATGTTTCACTAGTTTCAGGGATGGGTGCAATTTCTTCCTGTAGAGTTGCCACAAATGTTTCATCGTTAAGAGACTTTCTTTCCAAGTTCGATACTGCTTCAAGAATACTCTCTAGTTCCCTAGATTGTTCTTGATGATTCTCTCCAGGCGTTGGAACGTTGTTGTCGGTAACTGAGTTATCTTTCTATATGTGAACAATGATTTAAGTATAGTTTCAACTAAtggaatagaattttttttatacttatttcACAGAGAATAATGACATGGGTAGTGCAGTAAACagccgtttctttttttacatttcaaatttggaactattttttacattcacacATTGAAGAGAACTCTTAAGAACTAGCCTAACGGACACAGGcgtttttttgcaataaacgctcttcattttttttgcactAAATTTGGCCACACGAATCATACAGCTATTTGAAACGAACCATTATGAGACTGGTACTTTctttcagttaatttttttctcaatattgtTTAGGAGTCTAAAGAAATAGTTGGCTAAATTATCACCTCACTCTTGTCTTTAGTGAGACCTTTGATTTGCAAGGTTTCAGCTACTTTTAAAAAGCTGGCAAGATCTTCCTGTTTGACACGAACTTCACCTTGATACATGAAATGCAGAAGAGCAGACAAATCACGGTAATTAACATCTTTGAGAATAACTATCGGATGTTTGCAAGAATTCATCTGCAACAAGGTATTAACAATTCTTAGTCCGCAAAGATTGAGCAATTAAATGTTATTTCCATTAGAAATGAAACAAGCGACTCTCGACTATCAGAATCAAACCTTGAAGAGTTCCTTGAAGTAAGTGCTGCATACTGACAAAATCAGCTTATGTGCTTGTAAAATTTGACCTTCCGCCGCGAGTGTTACATCGACAAGCTGTTCGTCGTTAAGCAAGGTATATAAACCCGAAGACAAATTTGTTGGGAAGCTGTTCCATACTAGCGAAAACTGTTCGCCAGACATTGCGCTGAAAGAAAGAGACAtccattttcagaaaatttcattagGATAGATGTTGTCAACTAACGGAGCTAAGGACAAAGCTCACAGATATTGGTATCAGACTTCgtgaattgaattgaacatAACTTTCACTGACAAAGTCAAGCATCTCGCATGTCCCCGAGACTTGACTGTATCGAACAGTTGAAAGTGAATTCCGAAGCTGAATCATGTTCTTTGTTTACTCAAAGGTTTTTCTTTCGGTAGAAGTGGTTTAACGACTGGTTTTTATACCTGACGTTGATGATGATTGCAGGTATTTAAGTTGGGTGCGTTGTCCTGGTTGTGGAGATGTTTTATCATTGAACAACTCATGAATTACGAGTTAAATTCCGAAAAAGTATAAACTTCGTAATTCATTCTATATTATCAGACGTCTCGTAATACATTCACTTGTAAATATTGACATATACATTTTCCCTGATAATTTAACTATCATTCGTATTTCGTACAGCTTCTCCTGGTCCAACAGTCTCGCAGTATCGTGCAAATATCAGCGACAAACTCACGTCCATTTATTTGTGTTTTTAGGCGGTGTACAACAACTCCACGAACTATGCAGCCCGAGCCCCCGAAGGACGTAAattaaacatttaaaaaacaacaaaacacCCATCTTACGGCGCTGCATCGCATTTCCACGCTCATATCCATATGTATGCATGGGTATAGAGTGCATATGCCGCATGCGTGCTATCTTCGTACCTGCATAGGTATGTATGGGTACTCGGTAGGCGTGTGTCGTGTGTTTTACGTTCAGTGTATTCACGTGAACACATGACTCGTTGTATTTACGTACGACGGCCTGCACCGAGATCGTGCCTAGATCCATTACGGTGATTGCGACGATAGACGGATAGAAGAATACCGATTAGAGAAGGGAAACTCCCAACTCAAGGGATACAAATTACAATGACACGTTTATTTCGAGAGCTTATCGATCTgaaggggagaaaaaaatcccGACAGGCAGAGGCGTCGTTTTAAGTACTAGCCCGTCTCGTACTACATCGTTACAAAACAAACTAGATCGTCgccattttattttcctattATCATCTTGTTTCGCTTGTGGTCGCGGTACAGTCATGATGACGACAACTACTCGACGGTAAATTCTGATGGTGAGGCAGGcaggcgattttttttcccccccgaCTATGAAATAGTTACCGTAAACATTTGGTAGAGACAAATGCCTTGGGCGGAATAATATCGGAGCGAATGTAATCTTCTTATCAACGTGTTTCTATCGCTCCAACAGTCAGAATACCCTCACAGGTGTGATATTTCACTGATCTACATACGTCGTTGCACGACACAacagatattattatacgtaatgTAATACGTATTACATCCTCGGTTCGCAATTTCACTCCCTGTGGTGCGTTAAATTCGTTTATGGCCCTTGTTTGTTATTACTTAATTCCCTTGACCTGTAAACTTGACAGCTTTCGCTGATTCTGTAGACACTCCTTTAACAATAAACAACCTGTGAATTTTGTTCAGCTCGAGATATGGCCAAGAATCGAAAGAACATGGACAATTCAGATTATTCTTTGAAATGGAATAATTTCACCTCTAATTTAACTTGTGGTTTCCTCTCACATCTCAGCGATCATGAATTAGTTGATGTAACGCTGGCCGTTGAAGGAAAACTCCTGCAAGCTCACAAGCTTGTTTTATCGGTTTGCAGCCCGTACttcaaagaaatattcaaGGTAAAAATCCTTGTCAgttaaggaaaaaaacaaacaaaacaatttGTGAAATCTGCATGTCGTTCGATAATTATAAACATTCTCCAAATTTCGAGATTCCTTAAGTCTTCTGATTGCATTTAGGCAAACCCATGCACTCATCCCGTCGTTGTCTTAAAGGACATGGGCTACTCGCAAGTAGAGGCGCTGTTGAAATTTATGTACAAAGGTGAAGTAAACGTTAGTCATAACGAGCTAGCCTCGTTCTTAAAAATCGCAGAAGCACTGAAGATAAAAGGTTTAGCCGGCGACCAGAATAGCCACAGTGTAAGTCtattttatttgattaaatGTTATCCAAGTCTGGAACAATGCCGAAGCTTGGCGCCTATGTTACTGTAAAATGAATTCTATCGATTGAACAAAATGACAACagtaaattctttttcaagCAATCGTTAAAggtcttttttgtttttttttttttttttttttttttataaaaaatttaccaaagtTTATCAAGACTGTTGAtgcatttattattaaaatcaaAGTCAACACCCTGAATAGTTAATGACTAACAATATTCTTCAGGATTCACCGATAGAGAGCGACACGCCTCTTCCTCCTTCCGAACTAATCGAAGAAGTAGACTTCGATGTGGCTACTTGTTCTAATCCCAATACCGGTGAAACGTGTTCGGAAACTTTAGATGGAAATAGGCCTGTAAAAAGGCTACGAGAATCAACGAGGTCTCGTTCCTTGACCCCCAAACGAAACAGAACCTCACCTCCAGCTTTGAAAGAAATGGAATATTTAAAAGAGAGTCCGCACAGTATTAAAGCAAAGTCTGAACCAGAGGATTTCGACGTAACAGACGAGCCATATTTTCTAGACCAACCGTTGGAGCAGTTTTTAAACTCTCAAAATGACGCAGAGAAAGGTGATtatgaaggaaaattttttttaactgttaCCAGCTAACCcggaatttaaaaagaaattgttaATTGAATTTGAACTGTTTCTTATTAAGCTGTCTTAATCATTCATAATAAAACTGCTGATATTATTTTTAGCCATTGTGTTTACTGATTATTGGCATTTTAAGGTTTTCTCGACGGAGGTGGTGGTGAGCTAACTGATCAACCATCCATGAATAGTCCAATGCCTTCGGCATGTTCACAAGGAGGAGAAGGCGTCCAAGGTAAGTTTGCTGAAACATGTTACCCCAGTAtttgttattgaaatattttgaagatATACTTAATTGACCGTACCCCTACTTAAATGAATTGCTGTTGATTACATTACGATTACACTCAATTTATGACATAATTAATTTCTCTTCTAAAGATACCAAAAAATACTACCATCGAGCAAATAtatctttcaaatatttcaacatcTAGTCTACGTTCTTGCATTGTGTATTTTAAACAATACTAAAATATAGCTAATGTGAACTCCTGATAGAGTGACTTGGGATAAATGATAGTAAAGTTCAAAATTGACATCCATTTGATGTTCAATATCTGAGGTATTCGTTATCCGGTTAAGTAACAGATCtagtaaaattgtaaatgtgGAGTACCTTTAATCCTGATCCAATCATATGTAGGGTTGAACAAACTGTATCAAGGATCACTACATcatttcatattcaaaatCATATTCAAGTAGATTGTTGAGAGCTCATGTAATCTCATTCATTGCATAAACACCTGCTTTCATGAAGGAACCGCGGTCTAGTTGGTCCTTAGGTACACTGGCAATCTTTAGACGAAATGTATGATACTTATTTATCATACTTGGAAAAGTATGCTTTCCGTAAATCTTGCAAACCCTAATAATTGGCATAAATTGGCCAATTATTTTTACGCCGTGCCATTTCGCAGCTTTTTTTGTGATATTCCTATTACCACAGGCTCTATAAATCCAACAATAAGAGTTTCCAATAATCAATGCAGTAACCGTAAACCTGTTTTGCATTGAGAGAATCTTGAAGCTCGTGATCTGATATATCCAAAAGCAAGATTTGCTTCTAGTCTGGAAAATTGgttatttcatttataaccACTCTTAGAATCGACTAGACACCCACGAAATACTGTTTGACAAATATTGCTAACGTTCAGCATATTCAGTGAGACAGTATCTGctccttttctctttcaaaaATCTCTGAAGAATTCGCAAAATTATGCATGTCATGTTATTCGAAATAAGTGTTGAAAAGTAATATTAATGTTCTGAAACATGATGGACAAAGGCATCACAGCAACATTTCAAATCGACATCAGGCAATTGGAAAACATATTTCAATGTAATTTGTTTGTGAATACGGTGCAAAATTTCTTCTGGTAAACGTATAACTGAAAGAATGATAGATCAGGTATGAAACATCTGacgattattcaaatttttatagtgAAATGCATTGAAAGAAGTGCCTGGCGCGTACATTTCAAGTAAAAGGTGAGTGAGACAATGATACTAGTATATTGGTGTTCTCAGGCCTCTTGTCGTTTATACGGAGTTCCAGAGGTAATCTTCAGCTGGTTCACGAAGGTCACATCTACACGGTACATTCCAGGGCGGGTGTCAAAACTTATTGGAAATGTATATACCGTTCGTCGCTTGGTAAATGTCAAGCGAGGTGTTACACAAAACATGGTTGTGCCGTAGTGTCTCAGCCGACAGTTCCGCCACACGATTCTCATCTTAAAACCATCGAAAAACATAGCAAGGCTGGAAAAATGGTTCATACTCTCAGATATTAGGGAATTACTGAACGCGGTTTATACTTATAAGTATATCAACCATTGTAAAATCTAGCTGTGTATACAAAACCTACGGGTTTTGATTCTACTACGTGGCATTACCTGAGTGACTATCGTACACAATCATATACACATGTACCTTATGAGTtggcatataaatatatacatatatatatatatatatatatatatatatatatatgaagaGCTAATACTTACAAATAAAGCTATGTGTATGCATCATACGAGACTGTTTTATCACTCAAAACTCGTTTGTCGCGCCCGGGTAAGCTATAGTTTTTCTGTGAAGACAGTAATCATTTTCCAAGTTGGGAATTGAATCTTACCCTACAGCTCAATGAATACAAGTGAAGAGAAAGCTATTGTACACTTACCTTCATCCGACGCgtttgaaaaaggaaaaaaaaatttggcacatctggtaaattgaaaagaatgttGATCGTTTTGTCCAATAATAGAGCCTTAATTAATACACGacgtattaattttttgtagaacAAAATGGTAGAGCGATGCGACGGCTTCACTTGAATGGGTTTGTCTACCATGCAGCCTACAGTATTAACAGAGGTCCTGGAATTAGAACCTATTGGAGGTGCCAAGACAACTATAAAGGGAAATGCAAAGCTCGTTGCATTTCGGAAGATAACTTAATATTAAGAATCAATGGAACGCACAATCATGATAGACGAATATCCGAATATTCTTGctattttttctcctccggCAAGAAAATCGAAGCTAACGTTTCGTATTGTTTACCAATTGCCTCGAATATGTAACACTTGGTTACTATTTGTCAGCAATTTGTCTAGGGCGCTGCCAATGTGCAAAAGAACAGTTCCTATGCAGCTACAATATCTTACTACTTATCATTTATACTATGGGAAGTATCACGAATCAAAGATCGCCAGTGTATTCAAGTCCAAATGGTACTTTTTATAAAATCCGACTGATTACTAATGGTATTGTAAATCATATactttatattattattaatcaactTGCggtatcatattttttttctcgacaaaAGTTTTGTTATCTTTTAAACTCCGTCAACGCACGCTATAAGTACACGCTACAGGGTTGGTAGTAAATCGCTGCGAATTTCAGAACGTTCTATTTCTGCAAAATCGTaatttggataattttttttgtttttaccatCCCAGTATTACAGCAGGTGTAATTGTAGCTTATTCCCAGAATTCGCAATTCAGTTTTCACTACAtcattttaacaattttcttgTGTTGATAATAATACctactttttaattaattgtcGTCAATATTCAACAACGAATTTACTTACTAACAGATTTGTCGTAGATTTACTTAGACTGCTCAACGACTACCAGCCTTGACATTAgcttcttgaaatttttcactgtcCTGTACTTGTAAGTTAAGATTAAGCCGGTAAGCCAATTGCATATAAGATTGTAACCCCTGACTGAAACAATGCATTATTCAGAGTTTGAGACTGGAAGAGGGTAGCTTtgctgaaattgaaaattatagaGAACGATGTTTACAACAATATATCTGAGGTACTGAAAgtatgatatatatacatatatatatataacatttGCAGTTGTGGAACCAGTAACTTACAGACTATCCGCACGAGGCCGCCCACAATTGGTCTATGAAGGATATGTGTATAATCTGACATCGCGCTCTGAAGTATTGAATCGATCCCATTATCGGTGCGCCGAACAACACCGTGGTTGTCGCGGCAAATGTGCAGTCATCGCCGAAAGGTTCATGCCCACCGGAGTTCGCAACCATAACCACCCTCCCGGTTACCAATCAGAATACCATTacaggaagaaaaaaggaCTAGATACAGATATTATTTAAGTTAGCTTAAATTCTGTCagcaaagagaaaaaaaaaagtcatcgTTGATTTTATGAATAGGCGAAGAGGAATTAACGGAGACTGTTGGCAGGAAGAAAGCAAACAGGAAACGGTATTTAAAGCATCTTTGAGATTGAAATAATCGTTCTGGAGTCTGTTCCTTTTCAAAATGATGTACGATGAATCGAAGAAAGTGGGTCGAGTTACCTGTCGAtaaacattatacatacatattgtgTATATGGCTAGTGGTAAAGgaattttggcaaaaaaaaacaaac includes the following:
- the LOC107222590 gene encoding zinc finger and BTB domain-containing protein 6 isoform X1 produces the protein MSGEQFSLVWNSFPTNLSSGLYTLLNDEQLVDVTLAAEGQILQAHKLILSVCSTYFKELFKMNSCKHPIVILKDVNYRDLSALLHFMYQGEVRVKQEDLASFLKVAETLQIKGLTKDKSEKDNSVTDNNVPTPGENHQEQSRELESILEAVSNLERKSLNDETFVATLQEEIAPIPETSETLNSSQDPVSPPPMKSVYDKASDQRRITQPDSIVRDILNRTSEDFQQMEENVTDEPLDYTSDIARLSKTKNEPVDYTSDIDFDLVCNKEFAKQENLDRQNSNLHAQSNLTANKCFENSQLLTYNPSNQDEPLPFSHLEETFGTDFSFNGGNYSRGRKTVKGIPGSSLPLETTLRVVSELGPTIRVERGKVIRMYSCPWCLRHFTRKENLKLHVRYIHGPLESLTCKLCGNKYKNSNSLRVHSYLYHNAKRNKHSKPAHAGM
- the LOC107222593 gene encoding protein tramtrack, beta isoform isoform X4, with product MAKNRKNMDNSDYSLKWNNFTSNLTCGFLSHLSDHELVDVTLAVEGKLLQAHKLVLSVCSPYFKEIFKANPCTHPVVVLKDMGYSQVEALLKFMYKGEVNVSHNELASFLKIAEALKIKGLAGDQNSHSDSPIESDTPLPPSELIEEVDFDVATCSNPNTGETCSETLDGNRPVKRLRESTRSRSLTPKRNRTSPPALKEMEYLKESPHSIKAKSEPEDFDVTDEPYFLDQPLEQFLNSQNDAEKGFLDGGGGELTDQPSMNSPMPSACSQGGEGVQEQNGRAMRRLHLNGFVYHAAYSINRGPGIRTYWRCQDNYKGKCKARCISEDNLILRINGTHNHDRRISEYSCYFFSSGKKIEANVSYCLPIASNM
- the LOC107222593 gene encoding uncharacterized protein LOC107222593 isoform X1; this encodes MHGYRVHMPHACYLRTCIARDMAKNRKNMDNSDYSLKWNNFTSNLTCGFLSHLSDHELVDVTLAVEGKLLQAHKLVLSVCSPYFKEIFKANPCTHPVVVLKDMGYSQVEALLKFMYKGEVNVSHNELASFLKIAEALKIKGLAGDQNSHSDSPIESDTPLPPSELIEEVDFDVATCSNPNTGETCSETLDGNRPVKRLRESTRSRSLTPKRNRTSPPALKEMEYLKESPHSIKAKSEPEDFDVTDEPYFLDQPLEQFLNSQNDAEKGFLDGGGGELTDQPSMNSPMPSACSQGGEGVQEQNGRAMRRLHLNGFVYHAAYSINRGPGIRTYWRCQDNYKGKCKARCISEDNLILRINGTHNHDRRISEYSCYFFSSGKKIEANVSYCLPIASNM
- the LOC107222593 gene encoding uncharacterized protein LOC107222593 isoform X3, giving the protein MHGYRVHMPHACYLRTCIARDMAKNRKNMDNSDYSLKWNNFTSNLTCGFLSHLSDHELVDVTLAVEGKLLQAHKLVLSVCSPYFKEIFKANPCTHPVVVLKDMGYSQVEALLKFMYKGEVNVSHNELASFLKIAEALKIKGLAGDQNSHSDSPIESDTPLPPSELIEEVDFDVATCSNPNTGETCSETLDGNRPVKRLRESTRSRSLTPKRNRTSPPALKEMEYLKESPHSIKAKSEPEDFDVTDEPYFLDQPLEQFLNSQNDAEKGFLDGGGGELTDQPSMNSPMPSACSQGGEGVQGLLSFIRSSRGNLQLVHEGHIYTVHSRAGVKTYWKCIYRSSLGKCQARCYTKHGCAVVSQPTVPPHDSHLKTIEKHSKAGKMVHTLRY
- the LOC107222590 gene encoding uncharacterized protein LOC107222590 isoform X2, with translation MSGEQFSLVWNSFPTNLSSGLYTLLNDEQLVDVTLAAEGQILQAHKLILSVCSTYFKELFKKDNSVTDNNVPTPGENHQEQSRELESILEAVSNLERKSLNDETFVATLQEEIAPIPETSETLNSSQDPVSPPPMKSVYDKASDQRRITQPDSIVRDILNRTSEDFQQMEENVTDEPLDYTSDIARLSKTKNEPVDYTSDIDFDLVCNKEFAKQENLDRQNSNLHAQSNLTANKCFENSQLLTYNPSNQDEPLPFSHLEETFGTDFSFNGGNYSRGRKTVKGIPGSSLPLETTLRVVSELGPTIRVERGKVIRMYSCPWCLRHFTRKENLKLHVRYIHGPLESLTCKLCGNKYKNSNSLRVHSYLYHNAKRNKHSKPAHAGM
- the LOC107222593 gene encoding uncharacterized protein LOC107222593 isoform X2, producing MHGYRVHMPHACYLRTCIARDMAKNRKNMDNSDYSLKWNNFTSNLTCGFLSHLSDHELVDVTLAVEGKLLQAHKLVLSVCSPYFKEIFKANPCTHPVVVLKDMGYSQVEALLKFMYKGEVNVSHNELASFLKIAEALKIKGLAGDQNSHSDSPIESDTPLPPSELIEEVDFDVATCSNPNTGETCSETLDGNRPVKRLRESTRSRSLTPKRNRTSPPALKEMEYLKESPHSIKAKSEPEDFDVTDEPYFLDQPLEQFLNSQNDAEKGFLDGGGGELTDQPSMNSPMPSACSQGGEGVQVVEPVTYRLSARGRPQLVYEGYVYNLTSRSEVLNRSHYRCAEQHRGCRGKCAVIAERFMPTGVRNHNHPPGYQSEYHYRKKKGLDTDII